The Streptomyces sp. NBC_00459 DNA segment CCAGGGTGAGTCCCACCGCCCGCGCCCCGAACAGCGCCGGAGTCGCCGCCCGGAGAGCGGACGCGGGCACCCCTTCCGCCGGTGCGCCCACCGCCGACAGATCGGCCACCGCTCCTGCCAGCGCCCGGGGCAACACCCGTCCCTCGACGACCAGTTGCCGGTAGAGATGCTCGGCGAGTGCGGTCGCGAACCCGTCCTCCACCGGGTACCGCATCGCCAGCACCGCACACCCGAGCCGCTCGACGAGGTCCCCGGCGACGGCCCCGACCACGGGCCCCTCGGGACCGCCGGAAGCCCCGTCGCCCACCGGATTCCCGGCCGCCGCCGACCAGCAGGCCGACAGGGTGACGAGGGAGACGCCACGGGCGACGCCGAGAAGGTCGACGAGTTCGGGCCCTCGGACACGGTCGGGGCGCCCGGCGCCGGTCTCCAGGAGGAGTTCGCCGGGAGCGCCGTGTCCGGAGACGTGGACGAGATCCCAGCCGGCCGGCCGCGCCAGTACGGCACGAAGCCGCTCGCGTGTCACCCCGTACTGCAGTGTGCGCATCTCCACCGCGCGACCGGCGTGTGCCGCCTCAGTGAACAGCCGGGTCAGCGCGAGCCGTTCACGCCGCAGGTTCAGCGCCCGGCTGCCCTCGGGCAGACTGAACAGCGCCAACACCCTTACGGTCCGCCCCCTTTCGTGCTCCCCGCCCTCATGGCCCGCACCCCACTGCGTCACCAGGGTCACGTCCTGGACGGCCAGTGGCCGCCCCCGCGCATGCGCCAGCTCCAGCGGTACGAACATCAGGCGCCGCGCGGCCGGCACATCCCTCGGCACGACGACCCGTACCACCGCCGGGGCCGCCGCGAGCAGCGCGGGCGCGACGGGCCCGAGCACCTCCGCACCGATCCATGTGCCCACGTCCCGGACGATCTCCCGTTCCCGCGCCGCCCGCACGTCCGGGGCCGCGTGCCTGCGCAGATATCCGGGCAGGTCGAGGAAGGCCTCGTACCGCGGTCCGGTCGGGTCCAGGCGGACCTCGTGCCGGGCGAGGACCCCGCCGTCCGGCGCCACCAGTACCCACCGCCAGCGGTCGGGGCCGGCGAAGTCCTCGACGTGCAGGGTCAGTTCGGCCACGGGCCGATCGGGATCACCGGCCCGGCCGGACCGGTCAGGCATCGTCAGACCCCGAACTGTCTGCGCAGGCCCTTGATGATGGCGAGCGTCTGTTCCACGCCGGCGCGCGAGGGGTGGCCGACGGGGAGTCCCCGCAGTCCACGCGCGTACATGTCCTCCGCCGCGGCCATGTGCTCCCGGTGGCCGGTCTGCACGAGGCCGAGGAGCGCGCCGCCGAGGTTGATGAGGCGCGGCGCGTGCATCGGATGGTCCTCGGGGGTGTCGCGCAGCGCGGCCCGGGCGTGTTCGGCGGCCTCGTCCAGGATGGCGCTGTCGTTGGCGGTGCGCCCCTTGCGGAGAAGGGAGTTGGCGAGGTTGGACTCCTGCGCGACGCGTTCCTCGTTCAGCCCGGCGGCGCGCACCGGCATGATGTCCAGGCAGCCGCGGTACAGGGCGATGGCCTCGTCGATGGACTCCGTGTCCTTGGTGCTGTCGTAGACCTCCTGGAGGGCGGTGGCCAGGGAGGACATGTGCCGGGGGAGCACCGGGTCGCCGGGCAGGGACTTGTCGACGGCCTGGCGGCCGTAGTCGACGGCTTTGACGAGGTCGGCGGCGGACCGGTCGCGTTCCCAGCTCAGCCGGTGCAGCATGCACAGCGAGGAGAGGGCGGCGGCGTGCCGGATGTCGTCGACCGGATAGACCTCCACTGCCAGCTCGGCGGCCTGGAGCGAGCCGCGCAGCAGCTTCGGGTCGCCGGTGCGGCCGTATGCCAGCCGCAGGTCGTCGGAGACACCGAGGGGTTCGAGGTGCTCGGACTCCGCCGCGGCTCCGGGCTTGTCGTAGCTCCTGGACCTGGATCTGCCGAACCATCTGGCCATGCGCAGGCTCCCCCCTGAAAGCTTTCGTCACCCCCTCAATCCCCGCGATTCGCCACTCAAACCCCTTATGCCGTAGGCAAGTTCACTCTCCGCGCGAGTGCGCGAGCGGATGGGGGGCGGGGGTCGGGGTTCAGCCCCTGCTGACCGCCGCCAGGATCTCCGGCAGCCGCCGTGCCGTGCGCGGGGCGGCGAGCCGCAGTCCGAGGAGTATGAGCAGGGCGCCGTACACGGTGCCGACGGGCAGCAGCAGCCAGGTCCACCGGTCGCCGCCGGAATCGACGCTCAGCCAGATCGTCAGGGCGATGACGGGGGCGCACAGCAGGGACGCCCCGACCATGCCGCCCAGAATGGCGACCGTGGCGAGCCCGGACTGCCCGGGGGCGACGTTCTTGTAGCCCTCCTGCGGGATGGAGTACGGGAACCGGGCCGACGACCAGGCCCCGGCCGCCAGCATCGCCCCCAGCAGTGCGAGGGACAGCCCGAGCGCCTCCGGCAGGGTGGCCCAGTCGTCGAGCAGCGCGGTGGTGAGAACGACCACGAGAGTGGCGTACGGCAGGCTGATCAGCAGCAACGCCAGTGCCCGGCCGCGCAGTTCGACGTACGCGTCCCGGGTGGACGAGATCGTCATCGCGACCATCCAGAAGGCGGAGGTGTCCTGCCCGAACTGGTTGTACATCTGGATGCCGAGCATCCCGGCCGCGAAGCAGGCGAAGTAGATCGAACCGGTGCCCTGCAACGCGTTGAACACCGGCACGATCAGCCCGATCGCGAGGGAGGTCACCCACGCGGCCTTGGTCTTGGGGTCCCGCCACGCATACCGCAGGCTCCGCTCCATGACGGTCCCGGTACGCCCGTCCGGCAGCAGCCGCGCGAGTCCGCCGGACGTCCGCTCCCCCTTGCCGGCAGGCTCGGCTGCCTGGAGCGTCGACCCGTCGGGCGAGGTCATCAACCGGGTGAGGGTCTGCGACCAGACCCTCAGCAGCAGCACCAACGCCGCCGTACTGAGCGCGAGTTGGGCGAGCGCGACCCCGTACGAGCCCTCGCTCGCCGAGTCCACCGCCCCGAGGGCGGACGCGGGCGGCACCCAAGCCAGCACTTCCGCGACCGGGTCGAGTTGACCGAGCCCGGCCGAACCGAGCTGCTGCATACCGAAGTTGACGAGCTGCGCCCCGACCGCGACGACCAGCCCGCTGAGTACGGCGAGATCGCGCCCCTTACGGCTGCTGAGCAGCCGGATGTTGGCGGCGGCGACGGCCCGCGCGAGCGCCACGCACACCAGCAGCGCGAGGGGGACGGCGACGAGCGACACCACGAACGCCGGCCCACCGCGCGCCAGGGCGATCACCGACCCGACGAGCAGGGACAGCGTGAACAGCGGCCCGATACCGACGAGCGAGGCCGCGAGCAGTGCCCGGACCAGCGGCCGGGGGCGCAGCGGGAACATCACCAGCCGGGTCGGGTCGAGGGTCTCGTCCCCGCTGGGGAAGAACAGCGGCATGAAGGCCCAGCCCAGCGCCATGACCGCGAGAAGCAGAACGGTGACGGACGCGGCGTGCGCGTTGCCGCGCAGGGCGAGCAGCCCGAGGAACTGGAGCGCGGCGATGAGCAGCACGAAGACGACGGAGAAGACGTATGCGGCCCGCCGCCCCGCGGACTGTCTGAGCCCGTTGCGCAGCAGCGACAGCTTCAGCCGTACGACGACGGCCGTGACCGACCCCTCCACCGTCATCGGGCGCCGCCGCCCAGCCAGTCGAGGTGGGACCCGTGGTCGCGCCCGCCCGCGCCGACGAGTTCGAGGAACGCCTGCTGGAGCGAGGGCGCGTCACCCCGCACCTCGGCCAGCGTGCCGTGTGCCCGGATCCGTCCCGCCGCCATCACCGCGACCCAGTCGCACAGCGACTCGACCAGTTCCATGACGTGGGAGGAGAAGACGACGGTGGCGCCGGAGGCCGTGTACCGCTCCAGCACACCCCGGATGATCTGTGCCGACACCGGGTCCACGCCCTCGAACGGCTCGTCGAGGAACAGGACTTCGGGATTGTGGAGGAGAGCGGCGGCCAGGCCGATCTTCTTGCGCATGCCGGTCGAGTAGTCGACGACGAGCTTGTGCTGGGCGCCGGCCAGGTCCAGGACGTCGAGAAGCTGGGCGGCCCGCTTGTCGACCTCGGCGCCGGGCAGCCCGCGCAACCGCCCCGAGTAGGCGAGGAGTTCACGCCCGGACAGCCGCTCGAAGAGCCGAAGCCCTTCGGGCAGCACCCCGATCCGCGCCTTGACCTCGACCGGGTCGCGCCACACGTCGTGCCCCACGACCTCCACGGTGCCCTGGTCGGGCCGCAGGAGCCCGGTCACCATCGAGAGCGTGGTGGTCTTCCCGGCCCCGTTCGGCCCGACGAGCCCGACGAACTTCCCCGCAGGCAACTCCAGATCGATCCCGGCAACAGCCACCTGCTGCCCGAACCGCTTCCAGAGTCCCCGCACCCGCACGGCAGCACCATCAACCATGCGAGGAGCCTAAACGGCAGCCGTTCCCAGCACACGGGGCCGCATTCGATGAGCGGCGACGGGAGGCAACCCCGGGCTTTTCAGGGGCGTGGGGAAGTTCCCGACGGGCGGCAACCCCAGGCCTTTCAGGGGCGCGGGGAACTGCGCGACAAGCCACAGCGCACCCGCAGCCGCCAGACAACCGAAACCAGGCACCCCGAACGGCGAACCTACCGATCCCGCCCACACGCATAGGCAAGCGGCGAGATCAACTCCTCCGCATCCGGCAGCCACCGATTCGCGGGCGTAGGCCGGCAGGCCCACTGCACGGCCCCCCGAGACGCGTACCGGGTAGGCGGCGCAGCCACATACGCACCCTCGCCCAACGCGACCAGATCCAGCGAGGCTGGCGACCACCCCAACTTGCGCACCAGATCAGGCACCTTCACCGACGCCCCCGGCAGCACGAAGAACCGCATCCGCCGATCCGGCGTCAACATCACCGGCCCGAGGGTCAGTTCCATCCGCTCCATGCGCGCCAGCGCGAGGAACCCGGCCGTCTCGGGCACATCGATGGCGTCGAACGTATGGCCGGTCGGCAGCAGGATCGACGCCGTCGGCTGGTCGGTCCACAGCCGGCGCGCGACGGTCGCACTGCCCGTGGCCTGCGTCACCCAGTCGGGCCGCGTCGGGTGTGCGCCGGGCAGGGCGCACGCGGTGTCGCCGCAGGAGCAGCGCTGTACCCCGTCGACTGCTTCCAGCCACGTACCAGGAAACACGTCCCAGTGGCGTTCTTCGGCGTAACGGACGGCGGTTTCCAAGAGGGATTCGCCGCGTTGCTTGGGGATTTGGGCAGCATCAGGGCCCGCGATGGTCTCTTCCACGATGAGGACAACTCTAGTGGGAATCATGAGTTACGCATGTCACATGCGCGGGGGAGGTGCATCGATTCCGCATCTGGGGCGCATGGATGCATGGGCGGGGGCGCGCAGGAGGATCCCGGGCGGGGCTGGGTAGGCAGGGGTGGGGGCTGGGCATCCGCCTTTACCCCGGCAATCCTCACATGCTTCGCATTGTCGGCATGTCTGCGGGGCATTGATCTTCGAGGCCGGATCTTTTCGCCGTACTCGTCCGCCGTCAGGACGCGCACGGAGAAGGGGTTCCGGGCACGGAAGACACGTCAACTCGGTGCGTGGGCACGGCACCGCAGCCACAGGGGGTACGCCATGGCCGCAAGGCCTCTCGTCGCGCGGCAGCCGAACGAACGGCTGCAGGCGCTCATCCAGGAAGCGGGCTGCTCGAACGCCGGGCTGGCCCGCCGCGTCAACATGTGCGGCGCGGAGCACGGCCACGATCTGCGGTACGACAAGACGTCCGTGGCCCGTTGGCTGCGCGGACAGCAGCCCCGAGGCCGGGCGCCCGCGATCATCGCCGAGGCCCTCGGCCGCAAACTCGGCCGTACGGTCACGATCGACGAGATCGGCATGGCCAACGGCAAGAACCTCGCCTCGGGCGTCGGACTCCAGTTCTCCCCGACCGTCCTCGGCGCCATCGAGCAGGTGTGTGAGCTGTGGCGCAGTGACGTGGGCCGGCGGGACTTCCTCTCCGGTTCGTCCGTCGCCGCGTCCGCGCTCGTGGAGCCCAGCCGCGACTGGCTGATCTCGTCCCCCGACTCCCAGGTGGCGCGGCAGGCGGGTCCACGTGTGGGGCCGTCGGACGTGGCGGCGGTGCGCGCGATGACACAGGCGCTCACGGACCTGGACCACCAGTTCGGCAGCGGGCATGTGCGTCCGGTCGTCGTGCACTACCTCAACAGTGTCGTCTCCGGGCTGCTGGCGGGCTCGTACCGGGAGGCGGTCGGGCGCGACCTCTTCGCCGCCGTCGCGCGGCTGACCGAACTCGCCGGGTACATGGCCGTCGACACCGGCCAGCCCGGTCTCGCCCAGCGCTACTACATCCAGGCGCTCCGGCTCGCCCAGGCGGCCGGGGACCGGGGGTACGGGGGATACGTACTCGCCGCCTCCATGAGTCATCTCGCCGCTCAGCTCGGAAACCCTCGGGAGATCGCGCAGTTGGCGCGGGCGGCGCAGGAGGGGGCGCGTGGCCGGGTTACCCCGCGCGCGGAGGCGATGTTCCACGCCGCCGAGGCCCGGGGGCACGCCCTGATGGGCGACGCGCGGGCGGCCCAGCTGGCGTCCGGGCGTGCGGTCAACGCGCTGGAGGCGGCCGATCCGGAGTCCGGGGACGACCCGGCGTGGATCGCGCACTTCGACGGTGCCTATCTGGCCGACGAGTTGGCGCACTGCCACCGGGACCTCGGCCAGGCCGAGGCGGCGGCGCGGTGCGCGCAGGAGTCGCTGGACGGGCACCCGGAGACACGGGCGCGGCGCCGGGCCATCGGTCTGGTGCTGCTGGCCACGGCACAGGTCCAGCAGCGCGAGGTGGAGGAGGCCTGCCACACGGGCCTGCGCGCGGTGGAACTCCTCGGCACCCTGCGCTCCAACCGGGGCGCCGAGTACCTGGAGGACCTCCAGCTGCGCCTGGAGCCGTACCGCGACGAACCGGTGGTCCGGGAGTTCGGGGCACGGATGGACCTGCGGGCGGCGGCGTGACGGGAGACACAGCGGGGCGCTGAGATGCTGGTGGGGGAGTGGTCCGGCCCTGTGATTCGTCAATCGGATTCCGGGAACCCGGTAGCTTTAACTGACGATTCCGAAGGTCCCCCCATCAGCAGGAGTCCCGGTGACGCAGAGTGGACAGGGCGAGGAGCACTCGCAGCGCGTGGCGCGCGAAGGCATCGTGCTGCCCTCCGACGGCGGCGAACCGCTGCTGCCGGGTATGACGGGGGCAAGCGGCCGGCCGGCTCCGGTCCCGGCCGCGCCTCCGGCCCCTGCCCCGAACCCGACCGGCGGTCAGGCCTGGGGACTGCCGTGGGGCCCGGACACGAACCAGGACCAGGACGATTACCAGGGCCACTACCAGGCCCCGGCACAGCCGCAACCTCAGCCGCAGCCCCAGGCGTCCGGGGGCTGGCCGACGCCGCCCGACGCCCAGCAGCACCAACAGTGGGGCGACCAGGGCCAGTTCCATCCGCAGCAACAGCCGCTGCCCCAGCAACAGCCCGAGCAGCAGGCGCCGTCGGCACCGGCGTGGAACAACGACCCGGGCGCGTCCGGCGGTTGGGCCCAGCAGCCCGGCTACGGCGAGCCCGGCTACGGCGCTCAGCCGACTCCGGGCGCCCCCTACTCCGTACATGCCGCCCATGCCGACCCTGGCCCCGAGTCCGCGCCGTATCCGCCCGCGGCCCCGCAGTACGAGCAGCAGGCACACCAGCAGTACGGTCCGTACGGCGGCGCCTCGCTGCCCCCGGTCGAGGACGCGACGCAGTTCATCCCGCCCGTTCCGGGCACCCCCGGGCCGGTCGCCGAGCCGGCCACCCAGTACCTCCCGCCGGTCGCGGCGCACGCGCCCGCGCCCCCGCACGTCAACGAGGCGGCGACACAGTTCCTGCCGCCCGTGGGCCCCGGCGCGATGCCGCCCCAGACGGCCGCCGAGGCGACCACGTACCTGGGCCGTGTGCCGCAGGCGGCTCCCGGCGGTTCCGACGCCGACGCCACCCAGTACATCCCGCCGGTGCCCGGAGGGTCGTACGGCATACCCCAGGGCGGTGCGGACGACCGTCAGCCGCCCTCCGCCTTCGACAACCTCTTCCGCAGCGGCCCCGGTGCCGAGACGCCGGCCGGCGCCACCCAGCAGATGCCCCGCATCCAGCCCCAGCAGCCCGCCCCCGCCCCCTACGGCCAGCAGGCTCCGTACGCCGCCCAGCAGGCCCCGTACGGCTTCCAGGCGCCCCACGACATGGACGGCGAGCAGGACCGCGGGGGCCGGCGTTCGCGGATGGCCGTCATCGCGGCTCTCGGGGTCGGCATCGTCGTGCTCGGGATCGGGGCCGGAGCCATGCTGAGCAGCAGTGGCGGGGACAGCGACAAGGACGCGGGCAACAAGACGGTCGCGGCGACCTCGGCCGCGCCGGAGGAGTCCGAGGCACCGGCCGCCGACCCGGCCAAGGCACAGGCCGTCGAGCTGGACAAACTGCTCGCCGACAGCAACAACAGCCGCGACACGGTGATCAGGGCGGTGTCGGACGTCAAGTCCTGCAACAACCTCGGCCAGGCCGCCGCGGACCTGCGCGGCGCGGCCCAGCAGCGCGGTGAACTGGTCACCCGGCTCTCCACGCTGGCCGTCGACAAGCTCCCCGAGCACGCCGGGCTGACCGACGCCCTCACCAAGGCCTGGCAGGCGTCCCAGGCTGCCGACAACCACTACGCCGCCTGGGCCGACCAGACGGCGGGCAAGAACGGCTGCAAGAAGGGCCAGGCCCGTTCGACGGGCCAGACGCAGAAGGGCAACCAGCAGAGCGGCGTCGCCACCGAGCAGAAGTCCAGGGCGGCCGAGCTGTGGAACACGATCGCGAAGACGTACGACCTGACGGAACGCCAGTCCACCCAGCTCTGACCCAGTTCCGACCAGGGCCCGACCCGGATCCGGTCCGGCGCGGTCCCTCCCGGAGGGACCGCTCGTCGGCCCTCTTGTCAGTCCTCCGCGTTCTCCAGCAGCTTCGTCGTGTTGATGAAGCCTTTGCGGGCGGCGACCAGCCGTCCCTCGCGGACGACCTGGAGGGTCACCTGCGAGTTGACCAGGCGCGGGAACCCGACCACCGAGAGCAGGTCCTCGAAGCGCCAGCGCAGGGTCGGGGTGAGGCCGCCGGTGGTGACACCCAGACCGTCGTCGAGGGCCCGCCGGACGGTGGTCGAGGACACCTCGCCGCCCTCCAGCGACTCGACGACCGTCTTCAGGACGGTGTACGCGATCCAGGTGGTCTGCACACCCGCGTCCTGCGGGTCGATGCGGTTGTCGCCGAAGGCCTCCTCCTTGATGACCTTCTTCATCCCGTCCCAGCGGGCGTCACTGGCCACCGGGTACCAGCCGGTGATGTACGCGTCCTCGTACGGCCCGGACCTGCCGCCGGTCGCGTTGATCACCGTCTGGTCGACGCTGCCGAGGACGGTCGCGGTGCGCACGTCCGGGTAGTCCTCGCGGTCGCGCCGGAAGGAGTCCATGAAGGTGTTGGTGCGGTCCCCGAGCGCCGGCACCACACAGCCCTTCTTCTCGGGCAACGGGTTCGTCGTCCGCTCCAGGGCGAGCCTCGTGTGCGTTCCGTACTCGGTGGCGTCCTCGGCCGCCAGCTGGTTCCGCGCGGGGGCGTGCCCGCCCGCGCGCAGACCCGAGTCGAGGAGCTGGGGCAACTGGTCGCCGGCGATGGTGTCGGGGCGGACCAGGGCGACGGGACCGCAGACGGCGGCGAGTTCCTTGCCGAGACCGGCCAGGAGGGCGGGCGAGCCGCCGTTGACGGGGTAGGACATCGGGTTGGTGAACTCGTCGTTGGTGACGCCGTAGCCGCCGATGTAGGGGATTCCGGCGGAGGCCAGGGGGCCCAGGAAGTCGTCGCCGAACTGGCTGTAGGAGCCGACGACGGCGACGACGTCCTCGTCGGCGGCGCGCCGGGCGCACTTCGCTGCGGTCACCCGGTCGTTGTGGTCGTTGCAGGTCAGGACCTTGAGCTTGCGCCCGTTCAGGCCACCCGTGGAGTTGATCCAGCGCGCGTACGCCTGAGCCATCGCCGGCATGCCGGGTTTGTTGGTCGCGTCGGTGCCCTCCGGCGCCCAGGTCATGACGGTGACCTCGCCGCCCTCGGAGTCGGCCGAGGTGCCGGGTACGACCCCGCAGCCCGCGGCGAGCGCCGCGCACACGGCCAGAGCGCTCATGGATCTCGCGCGCATGGACCTGGGGAGGTTGGTACGGAAGGTGCTGCGGGTGCGTCGCCTGCCGGTCATGGACATGCACGATTCCGTCACACGACCAACCCGGATGTGACCCTTGGTCAACATATGGTGACGGGGAGGTGAATTACGGGGGGTGTTGATCTCATTTTCACAGGGACCGTACGATCGATGACCGTGCAAGGTTCGGAAGACTCTTCCCGTCGCGGCCGTCGCTCCCCCACCATGGGCGGCATGCCACTCAACGACATGCCGTGGTGGCGCTGGCGCAGCAATGTGCGCTCCGCGCTGCACATGCTCTCCGATCCGGTGTTCCAGCGGGACGTCTGGCTGGCCGGTGTCGACGGGTACGGGGACGTCACCGACGCCGTGTACCGCCTGGTCGAGGACACCTGGCTGGACAGCTGGTCCGCCGAGAAATACGTCGGCACGATCTTCCGGGACTCCCAGGAGGCCGCCCTCGTCGACACCGCCGTGCTCCGCGTCCTGCGGATCATGCACCAGGTCGGCCCGGACGCTCCCGTCTCCGCCTACCTCGACCACGCCGGCTGGCCGGAGGCGGTCCGCGCGGCCCGGGACGCCCACGTGCGCCTCGCGGTGAGCGACGGCGAGGAGCCGGACGTCCCGCCGCGCACACTGGAGGTACTGCGGATACTCACGCGCTCGGCGTAGGAGCCGGTGACGCACGTAGCTGTTCCGGTGCGTTCCGGGTGGCGGACGGGAGTCGGCCGTTCCAGGTGAATATGGGACCCTGTGCGGCATGAACGAGCAGTCCAGCGCAGCCGCGGCCCCCGCCGGGAAGCCCGCCGAGCAGTACGTCCTCACCCTCTCCTGCCCCGACAAGCAGGGCATCGTGCACGCCGTGTCGAGCTACCTCTTCATGACCGGCTGCAACATCGAGGACAGCCAGCAGTTCGGCGACCGGGACACGGGACTGTTCTTCATGCGCGTCCACTTCTCGGGTGAGACGCCGGTGACGGTGGAGAAGCTCCGGGCGAGCTTCGCGGCGATCGGCGACGCCTTCCACATGGAGTGGCAGATCCACCGGGCCGAGGACCGCATGCGGGTCGTCCTGATGGTCAGCAAGTTCGGCCACTGCCTCAACGACCTCCTCTTCCGCGCCCGCATCGGCGCGCTGCCGGTCGACATCGCTGCCGTCGTCTCCAACCACACGGACTTCGCCGAGCTGGTCGCCTCGTACGACGTCCCCTTCGTCCACATCCCGGTGACGAAGGACACGAAGGCGCAGGCGGAGGCGCGGCTGCTGGAGCTGGTGCGCGCGGAGAACGTGGAACTGGTCGTTCTGGCCCGCTACATGCAGGTGCTGTCGGACGACCTGTGCAAGAACCTGAGCGGCCGGATCATCAACATCCACCACTCCTTCCTCCCGAGCTTCAAGGGCGCGAAGCCCTACCACCAGGCGCATGCGAGGGGCGTGAAGCTGATCGGGGCTACGGCGCACTATGTGACGGCTGATCTTGACGAGGGCCCGATCATCGAGCAGGAGGTCGAGCGGGTCGCCCACGACGTGACCCCGGACCAGCTTGTCGCCATCGGGCGTGATGTGGAATGTCAGGCGCTGGCGCGGGCCGTGAAGTGGCATGCGGAGCGCCGGATCCTGCTGAACGGGCGGCGGACGGTGGTGTTCGCCTAGGCAGGCGAACAGCCCTTCCGGGTGCTCGGAGTGCTCGGACCGGCCTGGGTGCTCGGGGTGCTCGGGGCGTGTCCGCGGACCGTGTCGCGGAAGGCGATCGGGGTCTGGCCGGTGCGCTGGTGGAAGTACTTGTTGAAGTGGGTGGCGCTGGAGAAGCCGAGGCGGTCGGCGATCCGGGCGGCTGTCCGGTCGCTGTGGGCGAGGAGCCGCTTGGCTTCGAGGACGACGCGGCGGTCGATGAACTCCTTGGCGCCGAGGCCCGCTGAGGCAAGGGTGGCCCGGGAGAGGGTGCGGGCCGAGTAGCCGAGCGCTTCGGCGTAGTCCTCGACCCGGCGGGTGCGGGCGAAGTCCGCCTCCACCGCGTCACGGAAGCGCAGGTAGGTGGCGTCGGGGTCGGGGGCGGGGCTGCCGACGGGCCCGGTGAGGTGGGCCAGCCGCAGGACGAGGACGGCCAGCAGGTGGCGCAGGGCCGCGGTGTGGATCTCCAGGGGCAGCTGTCCGAGTGCGTGGAACTCGGCGGTGAGATGGGCGCCGGCCAGTCGCAGGGCCCGGGCGTCGTCGGGCAGGGGCCGCCGCAGGATCGGCGCGTGCGGGTCCTCCGTGCGGGCTCCGGCAGCGGTGGCCGGGTCGAGGAAGTCCTGGCGGAACAGGATCAGGGTGCCGTCGGCGTGGGTGAGGTCGCCCCACTGCTGGACCTGGCCGGGGCGAACCCACAGCCATGAGCCGGGTTCGAGGGCGTAGGCGGTGAAGTCGACCGTGTGCCACAGGGTTCCGCCGGTGAGGGTGATCAGGTGGTGGAAGTCCGGGCGCTGGGGGGCCGTGAGCCGTTCGCCGGGTACGCGGTGGCGCAGCTCGGCGAGGGGCAGCACCTCGACACCGGCGGGGGTGCCGGCGGGCGGTGCGAAGGAGATCTCCGGGATCTCGCGGCCGGGATCGTGTCGGTTTTTGACCATCGGTAGTCGCCAGCGTATCCGATTGCACCTGTTCAACCGTTCTAGCTTGGAGCTGTCAGCCCGTCCGGCATCACTCGATGTCGGAAAGCGGTAAGAGAGTGCCAGGAGAGGAGGCGTGTGATGCCTTCGGCGGAACGGGCCTCCTTGACGTACGCCTTCGACGCGTACTGCGCCTGGTGCTACGGCTTCGGCCCCACCCTGCGGTCGTTCGCCGAGGACAACGCCCACCGCATCCGGCTCGGCGTCCTGTCGGCCGGCCTCTACACCGGTGCCCGGACGC contains these protein-coding regions:
- a CDS encoding helix-turn-helix domain-containing protein, giving the protein MVKNRHDPGREIPEISFAPPAGTPAGVEVLPLAELRHRVPGERLTAPQRPDFHHLITLTGGTLWHTVDFTAYALEPGSWLWVRPGQVQQWGDLTHADGTLILFRQDFLDPATAAGARTEDPHAPILRRPLPDDARALRLAGAHLTAEFHALGQLPLEIHTAALRHLLAVLVLRLAHLTGPVGSPAPDPDATYLRFRDAVEADFARTRRVEDYAEALGYSARTLSRATLASAGLGAKEFIDRRVVLEAKRLLAHSDRTAARIADRLGFSSATHFNKYFHQRTGQTPIAFRDTVRGHAPSTPSTQAGPSTPSTRKGCSPA